In Deltaproteobacteria bacterium, a genomic segment contains:
- a CDS encoding co-chaperone GroES, which translates to MGVRPIRDKILIKRIDAAETTKGGIIIPDTAAEKPKEGKVVAVGSGMLMPDGSVKPLEVKAGQKVLFEQYGGTEISIEGEDYVILDANGVLAVIES; encoded by the coding sequence ATGGGTGTAAGACCAATTCGCGACAAGATATTGATAAAACGGATTGATGCGGCAGAGACAACCAAGGGCGGAATTATCATTCCCGATACAGCGGCGGAAAAGCCCAAGGAGGGGAAAGTGGTCGCTGTCGGAAGCGGTATGCTCATGCCGGATGGTTCTGTAAAACCGCTCGAGGTTAAAGCGGGGCAAAAGGTGCTCTTCGAACAGTACGGCGGCACCGAAATAAGCATCGAGGGAGAGGATTATGTTATCCTAGATGCAAATGGTGTATTGGCAGTTATTGAATCCTAA
- a CDS encoding YraN family protein, which produces MTKNNRSIGRRGEDIACKFLKKDKYKILEKNFACRQGEIDIIAEDRKGVLCFVEVKAKSSENFGLPEEAVTPRKQRNLLAAAFNYIESKKVKSKDMRFDIVSVDLVNDKTRIIKNAFEVSV; this is translated from the coding sequence ATGACTAAAAATAACAGGTCTATAGGGAGAAGAGGGGAAGATATAGCATGCAAGTTTCTGAAGAAGGATAAATACAAAATACTGGAGAAGAATTTTGCATGCAGGCAAGGTGAGATTGACATTATCGCCGAGGATAGAAAAGGGGTTCTTTGCTTCGTAGAGGTTAAAGCCAAATCCTCTGAGAACTTCGGCCTTCCGGAGGAAGCGGTGACACCAAGGAAGCAGAGGAATCTACTTGCGGCTGCGTTTAATTATATTGAATCGAAAAAGGTAAAATCAAAAGACATGCGGTTTGATATCGTGTCGGTTGACCTCGTAAACGATAAAACGAGAATTATAAAGAACGCCTTCGAGGTAAGCGTTTGA
- a CDS encoding tetratricopeptide repeat protein, producing the protein MKDSNDLEITTSSSEVISAADKFRAELLSMGGGVTEILTHAENYPESALIQAYAACLFLYGQTKESDREAHKYLVRAKSAAEETNDRERLFLSSLESWHEGRLEEASRKLENLIREWPRDLVSAKVLEFLYYLLGQQYSGPRFLKTMESIYEPNKNSGYFLSSYSFATELCGRYEQALTLAERAVELEEINPWAHHTLSHVLLKRGNISSGTRLLENYRYVWERSGQAIKSHNYWHLALMYLENLEHDKAFSFIHSEILKDKPYLVIQHLDAISLLWRLEMAGFEVPYELWKSIADITLENSGDFYVPFNSAHYTYALARAGKKDELAASMSVIKKRASEKTGHEGEVWNKTGIPLLEACRAYALGNYTQAALFLEPVIDDVVKVGGSDAQDDLFRQAYLLSLIKSGNKQESKTYLNDISTSEVMTPLQNYWKSLI; encoded by the coding sequence TTGAAAGACTCGAATGATTTGGAAATAACAACCAGCTCATCGGAGGTAATATCAGCGGCGGATAAATTCAGAGCGGAGCTGCTTTCCATGGGCGGTGGCGTAACCGAAATCTTGACTCACGCGGAAAATTATCCGGAAAGCGCTTTAATTCAAGCATACGCAGCCTGTCTTTTTCTCTACGGACAAACAAAGGAATCTGACAGGGAAGCTCATAAATATCTCGTCCGGGCCAAATCGGCGGCTGAGGAGACAAATGACAGGGAAAGGCTCTTTCTCTCCTCACTTGAGAGCTGGCACGAAGGCAGGCTAGAGGAAGCGTCCCGCAAACTCGAGAATTTGATCAGGGAGTGGCCGAGGGACCTCGTTTCCGCAAAAGTTCTCGAATTTTTATACTACCTCCTCGGTCAGCAGTACTCGGGGCCGAGGTTTTTAAAAACAATGGAGTCAATATATGAGCCTAATAAGAACTCTGGCTACTTTCTTTCAAGCTATTCCTTCGCCACAGAGCTCTGCGGTCGGTATGAACAGGCTCTTACCCTCGCCGAAAGGGCGGTGGAGCTTGAAGAAATAAATCCCTGGGCGCATCACACTTTGTCTCACGTCCTTCTAAAGAGGGGGAATATATCTTCCGGCACAAGGCTGCTTGAGAATTACCGGTATGTATGGGAAAGAAGCGGACAGGCGATTAAATCACACAATTACTGGCACCTGGCTTTAATGTATCTTGAGAACCTCGAGCATGATAAAGCGTTTTCTTTTATACATAGTGAAATTCTGAAAGATAAACCCTACCTGGTAATACAGCATTTAGACGCGATATCGCTCCTGTGGAGACTTGAGATGGCGGGTTTTGAGGTTCCGTATGAACTGTGGAAATCCATCGCCGATATAACCTTGGAGAACTCAGGCGACTTTTATGTCCCCTTTAACAGCGCCCATTACACATACGCCCTTGCAAGAGCGGGGAAAAAAGATGAGCTCGCCGCTTCGATGTCTGTCATAAAAAAACGCGCGTCGGAAAAAACCGGTCATGAAGGAGAAGTATGGAACAAGACTGGCATACCCCTTTTAGAGGCTTGCAGGGCGTACGCCCTAGGCAATTACACTCAGGCTGCGCTCTTCCTCGAACCCGTTATTGATGATGTTGTAAAGGTCGGGGGTAGCGACGCTCAGGACGACCTCTTCAGGCAGGCTTATTTACTAAGCCTTATAAAAAGCGGAAACAAACAAGAGAGCAAAACCTACTTAAACGACATTTCCACATCAGAGGTTATGACTCCTCTCCAGAATTATTGGAAGTCGCTCATTTAA
- the mutS gene encoding DNA mismatch repair protein MutS, with protein sequence MSAHTPMLKQYISIKKEYPDAILFFRLGDFYEMFYEDARIASKVLGITLTSRNKSDKNPVPLCGVPHHSAEPYLAKLLKSGHKVAICEQVEDPKSAKGVVKRKVVRVLTPGVILDTENLDSKSNNYLASVYAGGGLYGFAYTDISTGLFRTASFDSVDELVDEILQIEPKEVLIEGSADENKNIRLSIKNAGNPLITELDSWIWDLDRASEMLLEQLSVKTLEPFGLEGRPESVTACGAMIQYLRDTQIDDMPPLGEPEFYEKSEFLLIDDSSKKNLELLKSAAGGDSGSLLYVIDETVTPMGGRMLKHWLNYPLLDLEEIEVRLDAVEELKNNQVMRAEIRKALKEISDIERLIGRISTYSGRPRDLGSLRDSSQYITMIKEASSSAGSRYLARIRENLDDLSDLKEMLDRALVEEPPASARDGGIVREGVSGELDELKSLRRDGKKWIAELESRERKSSGINSLKVGYNRVFGYYIEVSKTNLQSVPEGYVRKQTLSNAERYITEELKEYEEKILGAEERILEIERELFEELRKKVAGESGRVRQTASLIAQVDVLCSLADVAEKYDYLRPGVTDSKIIELKNSRHPVVERMELGERFVPNDIKLDSDENQFLIITGPNMAGKSTLIRQVALTVIMAQMGCFVPASHARIGITDRIFTRVGASDNLAKGHSTFMVEMVETAYILRHATEKSLVILDEIGRGTSTFDGMSIAWAVAEFLHDRGARALFATHYHELAELAMSKRRAKNYNIYVKDNGDKIVFLRKLIPGAASHSYGIQVAKLAGVPETVIKSAKRVLSNLEKSQAGLRSSIMGGQISLFDEREKNSDIEEHPVIEEIKALDTNSMTPLDALTRLSELKKILEDN encoded by the coding sequence ATGTCCGCACATACCCCGATGCTCAAGCAGTATATATCGATCAAAAAGGAATATCCCGACGCAATACTGTTTTTCCGTCTGGGCGATTTCTATGAGATGTTCTACGAGGATGCCAGAATCGCGTCCAAGGTGCTCGGTATTACGCTCACCTCAAGAAATAAATCCGATAAAAATCCGGTCCCCCTCTGCGGGGTCCCTCACCACAGCGCGGAGCCTTATCTGGCCAAGCTGCTAAAAAGCGGACACAAAGTCGCAATCTGCGAGCAGGTCGAGGATCCGAAATCCGCCAAGGGGGTTGTAAAGAGGAAGGTTGTCAGGGTTCTTACACCGGGGGTGATTCTCGATACGGAAAACCTGGATTCGAAATCGAACAACTATCTGGCGAGCGTATATGCGGGAGGCGGGCTTTACGGCTTCGCCTACACTGACATATCGACGGGGCTATTCAGAACCGCCAGTTTTGACTCAGTGGATGAGCTCGTGGACGAAATACTTCAGATTGAGCCCAAGGAAGTACTCATAGAGGGCTCGGCAGATGAGAACAAAAACATACGTCTTTCGATTAAGAATGCGGGAAATCCCCTGATTACGGAGCTTGATTCCTGGATCTGGGACCTGGACAGGGCGAGTGAAATGCTGCTTGAGCAGCTTTCGGTAAAGACCCTTGAGCCTTTCGGTCTGGAGGGCCGCCCCGAGTCTGTAACGGCGTGCGGGGCCATGATCCAGTACCTGAGAGATACTCAGATAGATGATATGCCGCCCTTGGGAGAGCCGGAGTTCTATGAGAAATCCGAATTCTTACTGATAGACGATTCGTCCAAGAAGAACCTCGAACTATTAAAGTCAGCGGCGGGCGGCGACTCGGGTTCTTTACTTTATGTGATTGACGAGACGGTGACCCCCATGGGAGGGAGGATGCTCAAGCACTGGCTCAATTACCCGCTGTTGGATCTTGAGGAAATTGAGGTCAGGCTCGACGCTGTGGAAGAGCTTAAAAACAATCAGGTGATGAGAGCGGAAATAAGGAAAGCCCTGAAGGAGATAAGCGATATTGAAAGACTTATCGGAAGGATATCGACATATTCTGGCAGGCCTAGAGATCTGGGATCTCTTAGAGATTCCTCTCAATACATTACAATGATAAAAGAGGCATCTAGCTCAGCCGGCTCGCGATATCTAGCGAGAATCCGGGAAAATCTCGATGATCTGAGCGATTTGAAGGAGATGCTGGACAGGGCTCTCGTAGAGGAGCCACCGGCAAGCGCACGCGACGGGGGGATCGTTAGGGAGGGGGTGAGCGGTGAGCTGGATGAGCTCAAATCTCTCAGGAGGGACGGGAAAAAATGGATTGCCGAGCTTGAGTCAAGGGAGAGGAAATCGAGCGGGATCAATTCCCTCAAAGTGGGTTACAACAGGGTATTCGGCTACTACATTGAGGTCTCGAAGACGAACCTCCAATCCGTGCCCGAAGGCTACGTGAGAAAGCAGACGCTCTCGAACGCAGAGCGTTATATAACAGAAGAGCTTAAGGAGTATGAGGAAAAAATTCTCGGGGCGGAAGAGAGGATTCTCGAAATCGAGAGGGAGCTTTTCGAAGAGCTCAGAAAAAAGGTGGCGGGCGAGTCCGGGAGGGTGAGGCAAACCGCTTCGCTTATAGCGCAGGTGGATGTTCTTTGCTCTCTTGCCGATGTGGCTGAAAAATACGATTACTTGAGACCAGGGGTTACGGACTCGAAAATAATAGAGCTTAAAAACAGCCGTCACCCTGTCGTTGAGAGAATGGAGCTTGGAGAGAGGTTCGTGCCAAACGACATAAAGCTCGATTCGGACGAGAATCAGTTCCTTATCATCACGGGCCCAAACATGGCGGGGAAATCAACGCTCATACGGCAGGTCGCGCTTACCGTAATAATGGCGCAGATGGGGTGCTTCGTCCCTGCGTCACATGCCAGGATAGGCATCACCGACAGGATATTTACCAGGGTCGGGGCTTCGGACAATCTTGCGAAGGGACACTCGACCTTTATGGTGGAGATGGTGGAGACGGCTTACATTCTGAGGCACGCAACCGAGAAGAGCCTCGTTATACTGGACGAGATAGGGAGGGGGACAAGCACTTTCGACGGTATGAGCATTGCCTGGGCCGTGGCTGAGTTTCTTCACGACAGGGGCGCGCGGGCGCTCTTTGCGACTCACTATCACGAGCTTGCCGAGCTCGCTATGTCGAAGAGGAGGGCGAAGAATTACAATATTTACGTCAAGGACAACGGGGACAAGATCGTATTTCTGAGGAAGCTCATACCGGGGGCGGCGAGCCACAGCTACGGGATTCAGGTCGCAAAGCTCGCGGGGGTGCCCGAGACGGTAATCAAAAGCGCGAAAAGGGTGCTGTCAAACCTGGAGAAGTCTCAGGCGGGCCTCAGAAGCTCAATCATGGGGGGGCAGATTTCACTTTTCGACGAGAGGGAAAAAAATTCCGATATTGAAGAGCACCCGGTTATTGAGGAGATAAAGGCGCTTGATACAAACTCGATGACCCCGCTCGACGCTTTGACCAGGCTTTCGGAATTAAAGAAGATTTTGGAGGATAATTAG
- the hspQ gene encoding heat shock protein HspQ: MENSVKFSIGQIIHHKMFDYRGVIVDVDPVFSSTDEWYEKVARSRPPRDKPWYHVLVDGATHTTYVAERNLEPDKTRKPVDHPLIPEFFSGLKDGIYTIRKGVN; encoded by the coding sequence ATGGAAAATTCCGTTAAATTTTCAATAGGACAGATCATTCATCATAAGATGTTCGATTACCGCGGGGTCATAGTCGATGTTGATCCCGTGTTCAGCAGTACCGATGAATGGTACGAAAAGGTCGCACGGTCGAGACCCCCGCGGGACAAGCCCTGGTATCACGTGCTCGTTGACGGCGCCACGCACACGACGTACGTTGCGGAAAGGAATCTGGAGCCCGACAAGACGCGAAAACCCGTCGATCATCCCCTGATCCCGGAGTTCTTTTCGGGGTTAAAAGACGGGATATACACAATACGAAAGGGAGTCAATTAA
- the hisC gene encoding histidinol-phosphate transaminase, with product MIKPNPYVRDLIPYVPGKPVEELERELGIKGAVKIASNENPLGPSPLALRAIEAALRNVNRYPDGDAFYLKHKLAGKLNLKPEMLIFGNGSNDVIDIAARTFLKPGDEAVMGEYAFIVYPIVTQAVGAKAVISPMPDYKHNLTDMCSRITPKTKAVFIANPNNPTGTMVRRDELEWFLDRVPDDIMVLIDEAYFEYVEDPHYPDSLHYHDNGKSIITTRTFSKIYGLAGLRLGYGAASEEIISNMQRVRHPFNTNSPAQAAALAALDDDEHVARSKEVNKEGLTYLTGELRKMEIPFAPSYTNFILIDLGSDPIPAYGALLREGVIVRPVGGYGLKTHLRVTVGQEAENKRFVKSLKKVLKK from the coding sequence TTGATAAAGCCTAACCCTTATGTGAGGGATTTAATCCCATACGTCCCCGGAAAACCGGTAGAAGAGCTTGAACGGGAGCTTGGAATCAAAGGCGCCGTCAAAATAGCGTCAAACGAAAACCCTCTTGGGCCTTCTCCCCTGGCGCTGCGAGCAATAGAAGCAGCCCTGAGGAATGTAAACCGCTACCCGGATGGAGACGCATTTTATCTCAAGCACAAGCTTGCCGGGAAACTGAACTTAAAACCCGAAATGCTTATCTTCGGAAACGGCTCTAACGATGTAATCGACATTGCGGCGAGAACATTTTTAAAACCGGGGGACGAAGCGGTGATGGGGGAGTACGCTTTTATCGTCTATCCGATAGTCACGCAGGCGGTGGGGGCAAAGGCCGTTATATCGCCCATGCCGGATTACAAACATAACTTGACGGATATGTGCTCCCGGATTACCCCGAAGACAAAAGCCGTTTTCATAGCTAATCCCAATAATCCCACGGGCACAATGGTAAGAAGGGACGAGCTCGAGTGGTTTCTGGACAGGGTGCCGGACGACATAATGGTTTTAATAGACGAAGCCTACTTCGAGTACGTCGAAGACCCGCACTACCCGGATTCTCTTCATTACCACGATAACGGGAAATCCATTATTACGACGAGGACGTTCTCGAAAATATACGGCCTCGCGGGGCTCAGGCTCGGGTACGGAGCGGCGTCGGAGGAGATTATATCAAACATGCAGAGGGTAAGGCATCCCTTCAATACCAACTCCCCCGCCCAGGCGGCCGCACTCGCGGCGCTCGACGACGATGAGCATGTGGCAAGATCAAAAGAGGTTAATAAAGAAGGTTTGACGTACCTGACCGGGGAGCTCCGGAAAATGGAGATACCATTCGCGCCCAGCTACACGAACTTCATACTGATCGATCTGGGTTCGGACCCGATCCCTGCATACGGCGCGCTTCTCAGAGAAGGCGTCATTGTGAGACCGGTCGGCGGCTACGGGCTCAAAACCCATCTCAGGGTCACTGTCGGACAAGAGGCGGAGAACAAAAGATTTGTAAAATCTCTTAAGAAGGTACTAAAAAAATAA
- a CDS encoding prephenate dehydrogenase/arogenate dehydrogenase family protein — MPFKKVTVIGLGLIGGSLAWALKESKQVENVYGVDTDRESVDYALGNNMIDTGSSDPEEGVSDAEIVVIAVRVGAITEVAKSIIPSLTQGTVLTDVGSVKGDIVNEVENLVPSGIHFVGGHPIAGTERSGAMAGERGLFRGRRVILTPTAKTDPGARDKVASLWKAAGSEVHELDMLAHDRIFGFISHLPHVVAYSLIDSVLNADNSEALFDFAGGGLGDYTRIAASSPDMWADIFNANKGNVLQAIGEFKGSLEKIEAAIKSGDRSSLLEILSQASEAKRETVK, encoded by the coding sequence ATGCCATTTAAAAAAGTAACCGTAATAGGACTCGGGCTCATCGGGGGTTCGCTTGCGTGGGCGCTTAAAGAGTCAAAGCAGGTCGAAAATGTTTACGGCGTCGATACAGACAGAGAGTCCGTCGATTATGCGCTCGGAAACAATATGATCGATACGGGCTCGTCAGACCCGGAGGAGGGTGTATCGGATGCGGAGATAGTGGTAATCGCAGTCCGCGTGGGAGCAATCACAGAAGTCGCAAAATCAATTATTCCATCACTTACTCAGGGCACGGTGCTTACGGATGTCGGAAGCGTCAAGGGAGATATTGTGAATGAAGTGGAGAACCTAGTCCCCTCCGGTATCCATTTCGTCGGAGGACATCCTATAGCCGGCACCGAGCGCTCCGGCGCCATGGCCGGAGAGCGGGGACTCTTTCGAGGTAGAAGAGTAATCCTCACGCCCACAGCAAAAACCGATCCAGGGGCCAGGGATAAAGTGGCCTCTCTGTGGAAAGCCGCGGGCAGCGAGGTCCACGAGCTCGACATGCTGGCGCATGACCGCATATTCGGTTTCATAAGCCATCTGCCGCATGTAGTCGCTTACTCATTAATCGATTCGGTACTCAACGCCGATAATTCGGAGGCACTCTTCGACTTTGCGGGAGGGGGGCTCGGGGATTACACCAGGATCGCGGCGAGCTCGCCCGATATGTGGGCCGATATATTTAACGCGAACAAAGGAAACGTGCTTCAAGCTATCGGAGAGTTTAAAGGATCTCTCGAAAAAATAGAGGCCGCTATCAAAAGCGGTGACAGGAGCTCACTCTTGGAAATTCTTTCACAAGCTAGCGAGGCAAAAAGAGAAACCGTAAAGTAG
- a CDS encoding gluconokinase: MILIIIGVAGAGKTTVGKLLAEKLGWKFYDADDYHPKENVEKMKRGVSLTDEDRKPWLERLRGLIGEQTGSAVIACSALKQSYRDYLRSGNKGVRFIYLKGSKELIRKRLQNRKGHFAGAGILDGQFDALEEPDDALTEDISNDAESIADDIIGALGLG; this comes from the coding sequence ATGATCCTCATAATAATAGGTGTGGCCGGGGCCGGGAAGACTACCGTCGGAAAGCTTTTGGCCGAGAAGCTCGGCTGGAAATTCTATGATGCCGACGACTACCACCCCAAAGAGAACGTGGAGAAGATGAAAAGGGGTGTGTCTTTGACGGACGAGGATAGAAAACCCTGGCTCGAAAGGCTCCGGGGGCTTATCGGGGAGCAGACGGGGTCCGCTGTAATAGCGTGCTCCGCGCTCAAGCAGTCGTACAGGGACTATTTAAGATCGGGTAATAAAGGGGTGAGGTTTATTTATCTCAAGGGAAGTAAAGAATTAATTCGCAAGAGGCTTCAAAACAGGAAAGGACATTTTGCAGGAGCGGGCATTCTCGATGGGCAGTTCGATGCGCTCGAGGAGCCTGATGACGCCCTGACAGAGGATATTTCTAACGACGCCGAGTCTATTGCCGATGATATTATAGGCGCGCTCGGTCTGGGTTGA
- a CDS encoding phosphate ABC transporter substrate-binding protein, producing MIVFMLTLVSNTGIADEPAKVDSSIPTYTKTSGVSGNINSVGSDTMNNLMTLWCEGFTKYYPNVKCQIEGKGSSTAPPALIEGTAQFGPMSRAMKSKEVDEFEKAFGYKPTPVATAIDTLAVFVNKDNPIDCLTIEQVDAIFSKNRTCGGSENITTWGQLGLTGNWADMPLSMYGRNSASGTYGFFKENALCKGDYKDFVKEQPGSASVVQGITEDKSAIGYSGIGYTTSGVKAVKLAEKPGECAAPNLENVASGAYPLGRYLWLYVNNKPNEALDPLRREFLKYVLSREGQEVVIKDGYLPLPAKVDSEQMMMIEAKK from the coding sequence ATGATTGTTTTCATGCTAACGCTGGTTTCAAATACAGGTATCGCGGATGAGCCCGCGAAGGTAGATTCCAGCATTCCTACGTATACCAAAACAAGCGGAGTATCGGGGAATATAAACAGCGTAGGTTCAGACACCATGAATAACCTCATGACTCTCTGGTGCGAGGGTTTTACAAAGTATTACCCGAATGTTAAATGCCAGATAGAAGGTAAGGGATCGAGCACGGCGCCGCCCGCGCTTATAGAGGGCACGGCACAGTTCGGACCGATGTCGCGTGCTATGAAGAGTAAGGAAGTGGATGAATTCGAGAAGGCTTTCGGATACAAGCCTACCCCGGTTGCGACGGCAATAGATACGCTTGCGGTGTTCGTGAACAAGGACAACCCTATCGATTGCCTGACTATAGAGCAGGTGGACGCAATATTTTCCAAAAACAGAACTTGCGGGGGCTCTGAAAACATCACGACCTGGGGGCAGCTCGGACTCACGGGCAACTGGGCTGATATGCCGCTAAGCATGTACGGCAGAAACTCCGCCTCCGGAACCTACGGCTTTTTCAAGGAAAACGCTCTGTGCAAGGGCGACTACAAAGACTTCGTCAAAGAGCAGCCGGGCTCGGCATCGGTCGTTCAGGGTATTACCGAGGATAAATCCGCCATCGGTTACAGCGGAATCGGATACACAACTTCAGGCGTAAAAGCCGTGAAGCTCGCTGAAAAACCCGGAGAATGCGCCGCTCCGAATCTTGAAAATGTTGCCAGCGGGGCTTATCCTCTCGGAAGATACCTATGGCTCTACGTTAACAACAAGCCGAACGAGGCCCTTGATCCCCTTCGGAGGGAGTTCCTGAAATATGTACTCAGCAGGGAAGGCCAGGAAGTCGTGATCAAGGACGGCTACCTGCCGCTACCGGCTAAAGTTGATTCCGAGCAGATGATGATGATCGAAGCCAAAAAATGA
- a CDS encoding ABC transporter permease subunit, translating to MTPRTKLKEPGQSSSGIKRRKIVNRIATFVVTTGGIGIILSIIAILVFIGIETIPLWQGVKSELTSSFILKESPELASYSLEDPEAKEFPFLATGAEEYKEIGFVVSDDGVVYFLSLKDGSVIKKVPLTGLEGNRITSSFVSVNNELYSFGTDNGYILPLETKYKIDFEDGKRTITPYITQDELLKVSDSSIVELAFEKHIDEDSFAGAVYTSAGELLFFASEESGSLFGGLGSDDKDEGEESKPDTTDLTQSLEGSKATAIELDYYLENLFIGTDNGKIFHWDTSDKNNPELLNVLNADGDIRAPVTALAFLIGDRSLVVGNESGDVSVWFEVSDPVRGRVFKKIRELPPLALPVTKIIASTRDRGFLASDTGGNINLYYATTGEKLEKFKTDGSEVKNLAFTPKANGIIAIDKEGKLYNWNVKNSHPETTLKTLFGKVWYEGYSEPEYVWQSTGGTDDFEPKLSLTPLAYGTLKGAIYALFFAIPLSILGAICVSQFMHPSLRNTIKPVIEIMAALPSVVLGFFAGLWLAPVIEKIIPAVFTLPIVLTLFTLLTLLIWQYLPRAIRGRFKVGSELFLLVPAIVLGVIVTLWLNTPVENAIFGGDYKSWFYNVLGLQYDQRNSLIVGFAMGFAVIPIIFTISEDALSSVPKHLQAGSLALGANRWQTAIRVILPTASPGIFSAVMIGLGRAIGETMIVLMATGNTPIMDWSMFNGFRALSANIAVEIPEAPHGGTLYRVLFLAALLLFFFTFFINTAAELVRQRLRKKYGQL from the coding sequence ATGACGCCCAGAACCAAGCTGAAAGAACCCGGACAATCTTCCTCCGGCATCAAACGGAGGAAGATTGTCAACCGTATAGCGACATTTGTCGTCACAACCGGGGGAATCGGAATAATCCTGAGCATCATCGCCATTCTCGTATTCATAGGAATCGAGACTATACCACTGTGGCAGGGCGTGAAATCCGAGCTCACAAGCTCCTTCATTTTAAAGGAATCACCGGAGCTCGCCTCTTATTCCCTGGAGGACCCTGAAGCTAAAGAGTTTCCGTTCCTAGCGACGGGCGCCGAAGAATACAAGGAAATAGGTTTTGTGGTATCCGATGACGGAGTCGTTTACTTCCTTTCCCTCAAAGACGGAAGCGTAATAAAAAAGGTTCCGCTTACGGGGCTTGAAGGGAACAGGATTACTTCAAGCTTCGTATCCGTTAATAATGAGCTCTACAGCTTCGGAACCGATAACGGATACATTTTACCCCTCGAAACGAAGTACAAAATAGATTTCGAGGATGGTAAAAGGACTATTACACCCTATATCACTCAGGATGAACTCCTGAAAGTGAGCGATTCCTCTATAGTAGAGTTGGCGTTTGAAAAGCATATAGACGAGGACAGCTTCGCCGGGGCGGTATATACGTCGGCGGGGGAGCTTTTATTCTTCGCTTCCGAAGAATCCGGTTCCTTGTTCGGAGGGCTGGGAAGTGACGATAAGGATGAAGGGGAGGAGAGTAAGCCGGATACTACCGACCTCACCCAAAGCCTTGAGGGAAGTAAAGCTACCGCTATAGAGCTTGACTATTACCTAGAGAATCTGTTTATAGGGACCGACAACGGGAAAATATTTCACTGGGATACAAGCGACAAGAATAATCCGGAGTTGTTGAATGTTCTCAATGCCGACGGGGATATCAGAGCCCCTGTTACGGCCCTCGCATTCCTGATCGGAGACCGCTCCCTCGTAGTCGGAAACGAATCGGGAGATGTCTCCGTCTGGTTCGAGGTTTCAGACCCCGTCAGGGGCAGAGTGTTTAAGAAGATCCGCGAGCTTCCCCCTCTTGCTCTGCCGGTAACGAAGATTATAGCATCGACAAGGGACAGGGGATTTCTGGCTTCGGACACGGGTGGCAATATCAATCTCTACTATGCGACCACCGGCGAAAAGCTTGAAAAATTTAAAACGGACGGATCAGAGGTTAAGAATCTCGCCTTTACCCCAAAGGCAAACGGAATAATAGCTATTGACAAGGAGGGAAAGCTCTACAACTGGAACGTAAAAAATTCCCACCCCGAGACAACCCTCAAAACCCTGTTCGGCAAGGTATGGTACGAGGGCTACAGCGAGCCCGAGTACGTATGGCAGTCAACCGGAGGCACCGATGACTTCGAGCCTAAATTAAGCTTAACTCCGCTCGCCTACGGAACGTTGAAGGGAGCGATTTATGCGCTTTTTTTTGCAATACCCCTATCGATTCTGGGCGCTATATGCGTCTCTCAATTCATGCATCCGTCTCTCAGAAACACAATAAAGCCCGTGATAGAGATAATGGCGGCACTTCCAAGTGTTGTGCTCGGGTTCTTCGCGGGCCTCTGGCTTGCCCCGGTCATAGAAAAAATAATACCGGCAGTCTTTACACTACCCATAGTCCTCACACTTTTTACCTTGCTTACCCTATTGATCTGGCAATATTTACCGAGAGCGATAAGGGGGAGGTTCAAGGTCGGATCCGAGCTCTTCTTACTTGTTCCCGCTATTGTATTGGGAGTTATTGTTACCTTATGGCTGAACACCCCGGTCGAGAACGCGATCTTCGGCGGCGACTATAAATCCTGGTTTTATAATGTATTGGGGCTTCAGTACGACCAGAGAAATTCCCTGATAGTGGGATTTGCCATGGGATTCGCGGTAATACCTATAATCTTCACTATTTCCGAAGACGCCCTGTCAAGCGTGCCGAAGCATTTACAGGCAGGCTCGCTCGCTCTGGGAGCAAACCGCTGGCAAACCGCGATAAGGGTCATACTGCCGACGGCAAGCCCCGGCATATTCTCTGCGGTCATGATTGGTCTCGGAAGAGCTATAGGGGAGACGATGATCGTGCTTATGGCAACGGGAAACACTCCGATAATGGACTGGAGCATGTTTAACGGCTTCCGCGCGTTGTCGGCAAACATAGCGGTGGAGATACCCGAAGCACCGCACGGGGGAACTCTGTACAGGGTTTTATTCCTGGCCGCGTTACTTTTGTTTTTCTTTACATTTTTCATAAACACGGCCGCGGAGCTGGTCAGGCAAAGACTGAGAAAAAAATACGGACAGCTATAA